One Clostridiaceae bacterium DNA segment encodes these proteins:
- a CDS encoding cytochrome c biogenesis protein CcdA, with amino-acid sequence MSFNSYILGFVEGILTFISPCILPLLPVYFVYLAGEKIKDDASSNGFESRRLITNSIGFVIGFTIVFVVLGAAATSLGHFLKENIDFFRKLSGIIMIIFGLNFLGIINLGFLNKDRRINYKFKELKFINSIIFGAAFGFGWTPCVGAFLGSALLIAGNSDTIGQGILLLVIYSAGLGIPFIISSIIFDKAKIAFKLIQKHNRIINLVSGTVLIIAGLLVYFDKLKYISISL; translated from the coding sequence GTGAGTTTTAATTCATATATTCTGGGATTTGTAGAGGGTATACTTACTTTTATTTCTCCATGTATATTACCCCTTCTGCCTGTATACTTTGTTTACCTGGCAGGTGAAAAAATAAAAGATGACGCATCTTCAAATGGATTTGAGTCCCGAAGACTAATAACTAACTCTATAGGATTTGTTATAGGATTTACCATTGTTTTTGTGGTATTGGGCGCCGCAGCTACTTCTCTTGGCCATTTTCTGAAAGAAAATATAGATTTTTTCAGAAAATTGAGTGGCATTATAATGATTATTTTTGGGCTTAATTTCTTGGGCATTATTAACCTTGGTTTTTTAAACAAGGATAGGAGAATAAATTACAAATTCAAGGAACTAAAGTTTATTAACTCAATAATTTTTGGAGCGGCTTTTGGTTTTGGGTGGACTCCCTGTGTAGGAGCATTTCTTGGGTCAGCATTATTAATTGCCGGGAATTCAGATACCATAGGACAGGGGATTTTGTTACTTGTTATTTATTCGGCAGGTCTGGGTATTCCGTTCATTATATCTTCAATTATATTTGATAAAGCGAAAATTGCCTTTAAGCTTATACAAAAGCATAATAGAATAATAAACCTGGTTTCGGGTACTGTATTAATAATTGCAGGCCTTCTGGTGTATTTTGACAAGTTAAAATATATAAGTATTAGTTTATAG
- a CDS encoding membrane trafficking protein, with product MNNSFNKKLAEIFGKVDEKVLQAKLNAAIDMLKKGEIDDLVKKINKMDKDELMRKINEFDMSKFNDLNIDKDEIKQLVSKSDFDNMAKLIGDQGEEIIKKIKDIIEY from the coding sequence ATGAATAATTCTTTTAACAAAAAGCTCGCTGAAATATTTGGGAAAGTGGATGAAAAAGTTTTACAGGCAAAGCTAAATGCTGCCATTGATATGCTTAAGAAAGGAGAAATAGATGATCTGGTAAAGAAAATTAATAAAATGGATAAAGATGAACTTATGAGAAAAATAAATGAATTTGATATGTCAAAGTTTAATGATTTAAACATAGATAAAGATGAAATAAAACAACTGGTTTCCAAGTCTGATTTTGATAACATGGCTAAACTTATAGGTGACCAAGGTGAAGAAATAATAAAAAAAATAAAAGACATTATTGAATATTAA
- a CDS encoding NAD(P)/FAD-dependent oxidoreductase — MYDIIIIGRGPAGLSAALYTVRANLKTLVIGKGNSALKKADKIENYFGFSEPVSGEMLLREGEKQVLRLGTEIIEDEVVSIEQDQNFHIHTPNGKYEAKAVLLATGQTQKKVKIGNLDDFVGKGVSYCTTCDGFFYRGRKVGILGFKDYAIHEAMEMEVFTKDIIIYTNGASLDISDSFREKVTRFKFNFNKIAKLEGNDFLRKIVFEDGTSEEIDGLFVAYDSASSIDFARKLGIMTEGNSISVDRNQQTNIPGIFAAGDCTGGLKQIATAVGEGALAARRIIEYVRSL, encoded by the coding sequence ATGTATGATATAATAATAATCGGAAGAGGACCTGCAGGTTTATCTGCAGCTTTATATACTGTAAGGGCAAACCTAAAAACTCTGGTTATCGGGAAGGGCAACAGTGCGTTGAAAAAAGCGGATAAAATAGAAAATTATTTTGGATTTTCTGAACCTGTCAGCGGAGAAATGTTGCTCCGTGAAGGTGAAAAACAAGTATTGAGACTTGGAACGGAAATAATTGAAGATGAAGTTGTATCTATTGAGCAGGACCAGAATTTTCATATACACACGCCCAACGGGAAATATGAGGCAAAAGCAGTACTGCTGGCAACAGGGCAGACACAGAAAAAAGTCAAAATAGGTAATCTGGATGATTTTGTCGGAAAGGGAGTAAGTTACTGCACAACTTGTGACGGCTTCTTCTATAGAGGACGCAAAGTTGGAATATTAGGGTTTAAAGATTATGCAATACATGAGGCTATGGAAATGGAGGTGTTTACTAAGGACATCATCATTTATACTAATGGCGCCAGTCTTGACATATCCGATAGTTTTAGAGAAAAGGTTACAAGATTTAAGTTTAACTTTAATAAAATAGCAAAGTTAGAAGGAAATGATTTCCTTCGCAAGATAGTGTTTGAGGATGGTACAAGTGAGGAGATAGACGGGCTTTTTGTTGCCTATGACAGTGCTTCCAGTATTGATTTTGCAAGAAAGCTGGGGATAATGACCGAAGGAAATTCTATTTCTGTAGATAGAAATCAACAGACCAATATACCTGGCATTTTTGCCGCGGGAGATTGTACAGGAGGATTGAAACAGATAGCAACAGCAGTCGGAGAAGGTGCTTTGGCTGCAAGAAGAATAATAGAATATGTGAGAAGTTTATGA
- a CDS encoding TlpA family protein disulfide reductase, translating into MKRNENVIIWIILFIVIMAAATLIYNKIKPDAIEKFPNSQKEDTLDKKDNLSDTDESDEGNAEEPEDNTSDSEKNSTKKDAPLAPDFTIEDMEGNKVSLSDFRGKYVFMNFWATWCGYCVQEMPDLDKAYKEMEKEGDAVIIAVNVQEELETVKKFIEEGNLSMPVLMDYKGEASRLYGIHVSGIPVTYVIDREGALYGRIIGATDYDTIMGVLEEIMKESEK; encoded by the coding sequence TTGAAAAGAAATGAAAATGTTATAATATGGATTATACTATTTATTGTTATTATGGCTGCAGCAACGTTGATTTATAACAAGATAAAGCCTGATGCTATAGAGAAGTTTCCGAACAGCCAGAAAGAAGACACTTTAGATAAAAAAGATAACTTATCAGATACTGATGAAAGTGATGAAGGAAATGCTGAAGAACCTGAAGATAATACTTCTGATTCTGAGAAAAATTCTACAAAAAAAGATGCTCCTTTGGCTCCTGATTTTACCATAGAAGATATGGAAGGAAACAAAGTTTCTTTATCAGATTTCAGAGGTAAATATGTTTTTATGAACTTCTGGGCTACCTGGTGTGGTTATTGTGTACAAGAAATGCCGGACCTGGACAAAGCATATAAAGAAATGGAAAAAGAAGGAGATGCTGTTATTATTGCTGTAAATGTTCAGGAAGAATTGGAAACGGTTAAAAAATTTATAGAAGAGGGAAATTTATCCATGCCTGTACTTATGGATTATAAAGGGGAGGCAAGCAGGCTATATGGAATACATGTAAGTGGTATTCCTGTTACCTATGTTATAGACAGAGAAGGTGCCCTATATGGGAGAATAATTGGAGCTACAGACTATGATACTATTATGGGAGTTCTGGAAGAAATAATGAAAGAATCAGAAAAGTAA